A stretch of the Deltaproteobacteria bacterium genome encodes the following:
- a CDS encoding YkgJ family cysteine cluster protein, with translation MIASHATDGNVGGMSNGDLDKLSRWTKFKPSLCRGCWAGCCRLPVEANAQDLVRLGLISADEAEGSLKKIARVLIAAGLVYQYRASTGIFTLAQKPNGDCQYLGEDRLCQVYENRPEVCRQFPNVGPRPGYCPHRKLSKKLT, from the coding sequence TTGATCGCAAGCCACGCTACGGATGGTAATGTTGGCGGCATGAGTAATGGCGATCTTGATAAGTTAAGCCGCTGGACTAAGTTTAAACCAAGTCTATGTCGCGGCTGTTGGGCGGGTTGTTGTCGTCTACCTGTTGAGGCAAACGCTCAGGACTTAGTGCGGCTTGGATTAATTAGCGCCGATGAAGCAGAGGGTTCACTTAAAAAGATCGCGCGCGTACTCATTGCCGCGGGACTTGTGTATCAGTATCGCGCCTCAACGGGTATCTTTACACTGGCACAAAAGCCAAATGGTGATTGTCAGTACTTAGGTGAAGACCGTTTATGTCAGGTTTACGAAAATAGGCCCGAGGTTTGTCGCCAATTTCCCAATGTTGGGCCACGGCCAGGTTATTGTCCCCATCGTAAATTAAGTAAAAAACTCACATGA
- the glpX gene encoding class II fructose-bisphosphatase translates to MDRNLALEFVRVTEAAALASGRWVGRGDKNAADDAAVTAMRSAFQSMDFDGLVVIGEGEMDEAPMLYIGETVGRGSGPRIDIACDPLEGTTITANGGSEAIACIAAAARGCFLAAPDMYMDKLAVGPQARGAIDITKSATWNIQEVARAVGKAVEDLMVIILDRARHSELIAEVRATGARIRLISDGDVSAAVATAQPESGVDVMMGSGGAPEGVIAAAALRCLGGDMQTKLLFGSQEEVERAKTMGITDQNKIYQLEDMARGHVMFVATGVTNGSFLSGVRYSGRGAFTHSIVMRSETGTVREIRTRHHFDRKPRYGW, encoded by the coding sequence ATGGATCGCAACTTGGCGCTCGAATTTGTCAGAGTCACGGAGGCAGCCGCCCTCGCGTCCGGACGTTGGGTAGGTCGCGGTGATAAGAATGCGGCTGATGATGCAGCAGTCACGGCCATGCGCAGCGCTTTTCAATCTATGGACTTCGACGGTCTGGTCGTCATAGGTGAAGGCGAAATGGACGAGGCGCCGATGCTCTACATCGGTGAGACGGTGGGACGAGGTAGTGGTCCACGCATAGACATAGCTTGTGATCCACTTGAGGGTACCACCATCACCGCAAACGGTGGTAGCGAGGCAATCGCCTGTATCGCGGCGGCGGCTCGCGGCTGCTTCCTCGCTGCTCCTGATATGTATATGGATAAGTTGGCGGTTGGACCCCAGGCTAGAGGGGCCATCGACATTACCAAAAGTGCGACCTGGAACATACAAGAGGTAGCTAGGGCCGTCGGCAAAGCCGTTGAGGATTTGATGGTAATCATTCTCGATCGCGCGAGGCACAGTGAGCTCATAGCAGAAGTTAGAGCGACAGGTGCACGTATCCGTTTGATTAGCGATGGTGACGTGTCTGCGGCTGTGGCTACAGCACAGCCAGAGTCCGGTGTGGACGTGATGATGGGCTCAGGTGGCGCCCCTGAGGGGGTTATTGCCGCTGCCGCATTGCGTTGTTTAGGTGGCGATATGCAGACCAAACTGCTATTTGGCTCGCAGGAAGAGGTGGAGCGAGCCAAAACCATGGGTATCACGGATCAAAACAAAATTTATCAACTCGAGGACATGGCCCGAGGTCATGTGATGTTTGTCGCGACCGGTGTGACCAATGGTAGCTTTCTCTCCGGAGTGCGCTATAGCGGCCGCGGGGCGTTCACACACTCTATAGTCATGCGGTCTGAGACCGGCACAGTTCGGGAAATCAGGACGCGGCATCACTTTGATCGCAAGCCACGCTACGGATGGTAA
- a CDS encoding cellulose 1,4-beta-cellobiosidase, producing MARSASQLDLPCVLRYNQHSRIHVTTQSIQEIGTLPAKSVIWMSVVFGGTLMRTALFPLGIMSLLLANTSCGSLKKDKPNKTIAPSGQEIRSTDASVTTGTQNPYAGSHFFVDPAYAAKVRGTIPLAPDLSDKLDKIASTSTAFWVDRKAAIAGLKTYLDAASSLAATLGSPVAATVVVYNLPDRDCAAAASNGELSGPNGLDEYRVYIDELAAVVKSHTNVRIAAVVEPDSLPNIVTNQGQRKCTTEVLANYETGTVYAIEKLQADHVSLYLDVAHSGWLGWPSNRTGAAQVMARVLQKAGGLHKIRGFATNVANYSVLQFDFSRPSPWYDQSNPARDELTYVQLLSQDLTAVGISNPRFIIDTGRNGSQTARQIWGSWCNVANAAIGKFPQAEPMTGIDAFVWIKPPGDSDGTSDSAAARFDYMCRSGDSLTPAPEAGAWFPEALIRFLRNS from the coding sequence ATGGCACGATCAGCAAGTCAGCTGGATTTACCGTGCGTACTGAGATATAACCAACACTCAAGAATTCACGTAACGACCCAAAGCATTCAAGAGATTGGCACATTGCCTGCAAAGTCGGTAATTTGGATGTCGGTTGTTTTTGGAGGTACTCTGATGCGGACAGCGCTCTTCCCTCTCGGAATAATGTCATTACTGCTTGCCAATACTTCGTGTGGCAGCCTCAAAAAAGACAAGCCGAACAAAACTATCGCTCCCTCAGGTCAAGAGATCCGCTCGACCGACGCATCTGTCACGACTGGCACCCAAAATCCTTACGCGGGCAGTCATTTTTTCGTCGACCCTGCTTATGCAGCCAAGGTGCGGGGGACCATCCCATTAGCTCCGGATCTGAGCGACAAACTAGATAAAATCGCTAGTACCAGCACCGCGTTCTGGGTCGATCGTAAAGCTGCCATCGCGGGCCTCAAGACTTATCTCGATGCCGCATCGAGCCTGGCCGCGACCCTTGGATCGCCAGTGGCCGCCACGGTTGTGGTTTACAATCTTCCCGATCGAGACTGTGCCGCTGCCGCGTCGAATGGTGAACTAAGTGGTCCGAACGGCCTGGACGAATACCGCGTCTACATCGATGAACTCGCGGCAGTAGTAAAGAGCCACACCAATGTACGGATCGCCGCAGTGGTTGAGCCGGACTCGTTGCCAAACATAGTGACAAATCAAGGTCAGCGTAAATGCACCACTGAAGTTCTGGCAAATTACGAGACAGGTACCGTTTACGCCATTGAGAAGCTGCAGGCAGATCATGTCAGCCTCTACCTCGATGTAGCTCACAGTGGTTGGCTCGGTTGGCCGAGCAATCGCACCGGTGCAGCCCAGGTTATGGCAAGGGTGTTACAAAAAGCGGGTGGCCTGCATAAGATTCGCGGCTTTGCCACCAACGTTGCTAACTACAGCGTCCTCCAGTTTGATTTCAGCCGACCGTCACCATGGTACGATCAATCCAACCCGGCTCGTGACGAATTAACCTACGTTCAGCTGTTAAGCCAGGATCTTACTGCGGTCGGTATTAGCAATCCTCGGTTTATTATCGACACTGGACGCAACGGATCCCAAACGGCACGTCAAATCTGGGGCAGCTGGTGTAACGTAGCTAACGCGGCGATTGGTAAATTCCCTCAAGCAGAGCCGATGACTGGCATCGACGCATTCGTCTGGATCAAGCCGCCAGGGGACTCCGATGGCACAAGCGATAGCGCGGCGGCGCGTTTTGACTATATGTGTCGTTCGGGAGATTCTCTTACGCCAGCACCTGAGGCGGGCGCGTGGTTTCCGGAGGCACTGATCAGGTTCCTACGTAATTCCTAA
- a CDS encoding alkaline ceramidase codes for MNALNCRLNRKSWRTLRQLVFALSTIACSVMSVMNAATAVAAHDGTKSCEGYLVGAAHGDITGPIVGVGMMGYAELGQIDEGIHTRLWSRALVVSDRCKKQTVAFINADLAMIFDGVRRAVIERLAVALPGVFDETNLMISATHTHAGPGGFAHHALYNITTRGFNPQNFHAIVEGIVASVIRAHREQQPAQLSIATGHLVGYQFNRSPESFARNPESEQQLFPTKADTEMVLIKAISDDGRPIAAFNWFPVHGVSLPISNRLVSGDNKGVAAQFFERKFGTTYLHDHEFVAGFVQANSGDISPYDVSHGPDSEKDGFGRNEWSARGQFQKAFELYHRPDSEVMTGPVAAVHRYEDLAYRQIDAAFTGDASATTCQAVLGESFAAGTPNGMPFPIFKSHAIYGQTWPKFTLMPREQECHQEKVLLLPTGFVKPNPWTPRIAPFQIIRIGSLAIIGAPFEVTTVAGYRLKQEIKRRLIADGVRHVVLSGLTNEYIHYVTTREEYQAQAYEGGANLYGPWSLAAYTEIFVNLADDMVSGRQRPPAARPPDLSSKQLVIPKIPIHDIAPQNSRFGDVRVDVADEYRAGDTVTVEFWGAHPNNAHRPGFSHLTVETLKGDTWHPVYFDWDHETRMHWHRYGVGKSIIQIAWSPAEDSVSATYRICHHGKSKSLFSQGFTPYSGCSRAFRVLARDLDM; via the coding sequence ATGAATGCATTAAACTGCAGATTAAATCGAAAATCGTGGCGCACTCTGCGACAGTTGGTATTTGCTCTATCTACGATTGCGTGCTCAGTGATGTCAGTGATGAATGCTGCAACTGCTGTGGCAGCACATGATGGCACTAAGAGTTGCGAAGGTTACTTAGTGGGCGCGGCGCATGGCGACATTACCGGACCTATCGTGGGCGTAGGTATGATGGGATATGCTGAGCTTGGTCAAATTGACGAGGGGATTCATACTCGCCTTTGGTCACGTGCTCTGGTCGTTAGTGATCGCTGCAAGAAGCAGACTGTGGCCTTTATAAACGCCGATCTAGCAATGATTTTTGACGGCGTCAGGCGTGCGGTGATTGAACGCCTGGCCGTGGCCTTGCCAGGCGTATTCGATGAAACGAATTTGATGATAAGTGCCACGCATACCCATGCGGGTCCCGGTGGATTTGCTCATCACGCTCTTTACAACATAACGACGCGAGGATTTAATCCGCAGAACTTTCACGCCATAGTCGAAGGTATCGTAGCATCTGTCATACGCGCTCATCGTGAACAACAGCCGGCACAGCTCTCCATCGCCACAGGACATCTGGTTGGTTATCAATTCAACAGATCTCCCGAGTCATTTGCACGTAATCCAGAATCGGAGCAGCAGTTATTCCCTACTAAAGCTGACACCGAGATGGTTCTGATCAAGGCGATATCTGATGATGGTCGGCCGATCGCTGCGTTCAATTGGTTCCCCGTCCATGGCGTATCTTTACCGATTAGCAACAGGCTAGTGAGTGGTGATAATAAGGGTGTTGCAGCGCAATTTTTTGAGCGTAAGTTTGGTACTACTTATCTACACGATCATGAGTTTGTTGCTGGATTTGTCCAAGCTAATTCAGGCGACATTAGTCCCTATGATGTGTCCCATGGTCCCGACAGCGAGAAGGACGGATTTGGTCGCAACGAGTGGTCTGCTCGCGGCCAATTTCAAAAAGCTTTTGAACTGTACCACAGGCCCGACTCCGAGGTGATGACTGGTCCGGTTGCAGCCGTGCATAGGTACGAGGATCTTGCTTACCGGCAGATTGATGCTGCGTTTACCGGTGACGCGAGCGCCACTACCTGCCAGGCGGTATTAGGTGAGAGCTTTGCTGCAGGCACGCCTAATGGGATGCCGTTTCCAATCTTCAAATCGCACGCAATTTATGGGCAGACCTGGCCCAAGTTTACTCTGATGCCTCGGGAGCAGGAGTGTCACCAAGAGAAGGTCCTGCTGCTGCCAACGGGATTTGTTAAGCCCAATCCGTGGACGCCACGCATAGCGCCCTTCCAAATCATTCGCATTGGCAGCCTAGCCATCATTGGCGCACCATTTGAAGTCACAACCGTTGCTGGCTATCGTCTGAAACAAGAGATCAAGCGGCGACTCATTGCTGATGGAGTGCGCCATGTGGTCTTGAGCGGTCTGACAAATGAATACATTCATTACGTGACCACGCGCGAAGAGTACCAAGCACAGGCCTACGAGGGGGGAGCCAACCTTTACGGGCCGTGGTCGTTAGCTGCATATACGGAAATTTTCGTCAATCTAGCGGATGATATGGTTTCCGGTCGCCAACGTCCGCCAGCTGCTCGGCCGCCAGATTTGTCGTCAAAGCAGCTTGTGATTCCCAAGATCCCCATTCACGACATTGCGCCCCAAAATAGTCGGTTCGGCGATGTGAGGGTGGATGTGGCAGATGAATACCGCGCTGGCGACACAGTAACTGTGGAATTTTGGGGGGCTCACCCTAACAACGCTCACCGGCCTGGATTTTCTCATCTGACCGTGGAGACCCTCAAGGGTGACACTTGGCATCCGGTCTATTTTGATTGGGATCACGAGACGAGAATGCACTGGCATCGGTATGGTGTTGGTAAATCGATCATTCAGATTGCCTGGAGCCCTGCGGAGGACAGCGTTTCCGCAACGTACCGTATCTGTCATCACGGCAAATCCAAATCCCTATTTAGTCAGGGGTTTACGCCGTACAGTGGATGTTCGCGTGCGTTCCGCGTGCTTGCCCGCGATTTAGACATGTAG
- a CDS encoding DEAD/DEAH box helicase, which yields MLNQINTDQQSGFSSLGLDSRLLSILQGLGHQEPTPIQKAAIPFLLAGRDMVGQAATGTGKTGAFSLPVVHMIGQEKSRPNQPRALVLVPTRELANQVCESLLRYGKGINLRVTAIYGGQSYDPQIRSLKRGTDVIVATPGRALDHLERGTMDLSAIKALVLDEADEMLDLGFLEDIESIIDLTPETRQVMLFSATMAPRIAAIAQRHLKDPARVSIAKDAKDTATLPKIRQTAFVVPRPRKLEALCSLIELETPKAAIIFCRTREDVDLLADTLKERGMRAESLHGGMSQQQRERVLHKLRAGHAELVVATDVAARGLDIEHLSHVVNFDVPSAPEAYVHRIGRVGRAGREGTALTMSEPRDKRLMLNIERLTKQKIPVGRLPTPADLEDKRRNDTKSKLMAVLGDEHLASYEALIDAMLKEGETTGLTLKQIALAAVKVVHSHSAPKKTRQEATVVAERLEQRGDQRQDQRFDLRQGKQRGKGRPSKRRAHFH from the coding sequence ATGCTTAATCAAATAAATACCGACCAACAGTCGGGGTTCTCATCCCTTGGACTCGACAGTCGGTTGCTATCTATCCTTCAGGGTCTCGGACACCAAGAACCTACCCCTATTCAGAAAGCGGCGATACCGTTCCTACTAGCTGGGCGCGACATGGTTGGTCAGGCTGCCACAGGCACTGGGAAAACCGGCGCATTCTCCCTGCCTGTTGTGCATATGATTGGCCAAGAGAAATCGCGTCCCAATCAACCTCGCGCGCTTGTATTGGTCCCAACCAGAGAACTTGCCAATCAAGTGTGCGAGTCCTTGCTGCGTTACGGCAAGGGAATCAACCTGCGCGTTACCGCGATTTATGGTGGACAGTCCTACGATCCGCAAATTCGTTCCCTAAAACGCGGGACTGACGTGATCGTCGCGACCCCGGGTCGGGCTTTAGACCATCTTGAGCGCGGCACTATGGATTTGAGCGCGATCAAGGCGCTGGTGCTTGATGAAGCTGACGAAATGCTCGACCTTGGGTTCTTAGAAGATATCGAATCCATCATCGATCTGACCCCTGAAACGCGTCAAGTCATGCTGTTCTCGGCCACCATGGCACCAAGAATAGCAGCGATTGCTCAACGTCATCTCAAAGATCCCGCACGTGTCAGTATCGCCAAAGACGCTAAGGATACGGCGACCTTACCCAAGATCAGACAAACGGCTTTTGTTGTTCCGCGTCCACGCAAACTTGAGGCACTTTGTTCTCTTATCGAGCTTGAGACTCCCAAGGCTGCCATCATCTTTTGCCGCACGCGCGAAGACGTGGATCTGCTGGCCGACACACTCAAAGAGCGTGGGATGAGAGCAGAATCGCTGCATGGCGGCATGAGCCAGCAACAAAGAGAACGAGTGCTCCATAAACTCAGAGCGGGTCATGCTGAGCTAGTGGTTGCCACCGACGTGGCAGCGCGCGGCCTTGACATTGAACACCTCTCGCATGTGGTCAATTTTGACGTTCCATCGGCACCCGAAGCCTACGTGCACAGGATCGGTCGCGTAGGTCGCGCTGGTCGTGAAGGTACCGCCCTCACCATGTCAGAACCTCGCGATAAGCGCTTGATGCTGAATATCGAGCGACTTACAAAACAAAAGATCCCAGTCGGCAGACTACCGACTCCAGCTGACCTTGAAGACAAACGACGGAATGACACCAAGTCCAAACTCATGGCGGTACTAGGTGACGAGCACTTGGCAAGCTACGAGGCACTGATCGATGCCATGCTGAAAGAAGGCGAAACAACAGGCCTTACGCTCAAACAAATTGCCCTGGCTGCCGTGAAAGTTGTCCACTCACATTCAGCGCCAAAGAAAACCCGCCAAGAAGCCACCGTGGTTGCTGAACGCTTGGAGCAACGGGGAGACCAGCGCCAAGATCAAAGGTTTGACCTAAGGCAAGGCAAACAAAGGGGCAAAGGTAGACCCTCCAAAAGGCGTGCTCACTTCCACTGA
- a CDS encoding amino acid deaminase/aldolase, which yields MLHQSYEFYKNLFLSRRLPLAFVDLDQLDINASALQERAAGMPMRIATKSIRSVAIIKYILDRFPGFRGVMAYSPAEACYLVEQGIDDILIGYPSVEASELTPCLNHVKAGKQITFMVDHHRHVEILGALATQIGTKAPLCLDIDLSTVFPGLHFGVYRSPITCADDAQPLIKRIHTTAGVRLIGVMGYEAQLAGVADAVPGAPLKNMIIKLLKWYARRECFPRRRQLVDELGRQGFDLKFVNGGGTGSIELTKLDTSVTELTVGSGLYAPGLFDHYAQFRHQPAAGFALPVVRIARPGIYACSGGGYIASGPTSEDKQPTPILPKGTRLIKLLGAGEVQTSLRSSVPLQIGDPVIFRHAKAGELCERFNHLSLVRGDRIEAEVSTYRGDGQCFC from the coding sequence ATGCTTCATCAGTCCTACGAGTTTTATAAAAATCTATTCTTAAGTCGCAGATTACCACTCGCCTTTGTTGATCTCGATCAGCTAGATATCAATGCCAGCGCACTTCAAGAGCGGGCGGCAGGAATGCCGATGCGGATAGCGACGAAATCGATTCGCAGCGTCGCCATCATCAAATACATATTGGATCGTTTTCCTGGCTTTCGAGGAGTCATGGCCTACTCCCCTGCAGAGGCGTGTTATCTGGTTGAGCAGGGCATAGACGATATTCTGATCGGTTATCCAAGCGTCGAAGCCTCTGAGCTGACGCCTTGCTTGAATCATGTCAAAGCGGGCAAGCAGATCACTTTTATGGTCGATCACCACCGACACGTGGAAATTCTTGGCGCCTTAGCCACGCAGATTGGGACTAAGGCGCCACTGTGCCTTGATATAGATCTATCGACGGTGTTCCCCGGACTGCATTTTGGCGTTTACAGGTCACCGATAACCTGCGCCGATGACGCTCAGCCTCTGATCAAGCGCATTCATACTACGGCCGGAGTTCGCTTAATTGGGGTTATGGGCTATGAGGCGCAGTTGGCAGGAGTGGCAGATGCCGTACCTGGAGCGCCACTCAAGAATATGATCATTAAACTGCTCAAATGGTATGCCAGGCGGGAATGTTTTCCGCGGCGCCGGCAGTTAGTTGATGAACTAGGGCGCCAGGGTTTTGATCTCAAATTTGTGAATGGGGGGGGCACGGGAAGCATTGAGCTGACAAAGCTTGATACCTCGGTCACCGAGTTGACCGTGGGATCTGGGCTTTATGCTCCAGGTCTATTCGATCACTATGCTCAGTTCCGCCACCAGCCGGCAGCGGGTTTTGCGCTACCAGTGGTGCGGATCGCCAGGCCCGGAATCTATGCCTGTTCAGGTGGCGGTTACATAGCCTCCGGTCCAACTAGCGAAGATAAACAACCCACACCGATACTGCCCAAGGGCACACGGCTGATTAAGCTTCTCGGTGCCGGGGAGGTTCAAACCTCGCTTAGGTCATCGGTCCCGTTGCAAATTGGAGATCCAGTCATCTTCAGGCATGCCAAGGCTGGAGAGCTGTGCGAGAGGTTTAACCATTTAAGCTTGGTACGTGGTGATAGGATAGAGGCCGAGGTTTCGACTTACCGTGGTGATGGCCAGTGTTTTTGTTGA
- a CDS encoding FHA domain-containing protein: MILVKVHGSDHVETHKVEVFPCVIGRSMHCGIRVDDPSVSARHAEVHQTSDGYILKDLFSTNGIWQAGGKVKEVKIGARESIVFGDVQIEFITADILERTHDSKLLPHEHSEPAHWLALKIAASLLIALLVGVFVPTMEQYLWYWPPEKLSELAGRAILLWLQISAVALVISVFCKVNVKRFNFHKVLLLISLSLVAERLVSHFMPSVVYNLHNLAGAKFLKHLGYGAIIYILLLRLQRYAFPKWQLRYRRWVAIGVSLISITIIELVIERQLGERSRMADLGMPSSALAPAQSSDDLMFAIGLTIAATDQERIRQLERLESGDD; this comes from the coding sequence ATGATACTCGTTAAAGTGCATGGGTCTGATCATGTGGAGACACACAAAGTCGAGGTGTTTCCCTGTGTTATTGGCAGATCGATGCATTGTGGTATTAGGGTTGACGATCCTAGTGTGTCTGCCCGTCATGCCGAGGTGCACCAAACCAGCGACGGCTACATACTCAAAGATCTTTTCAGTACTAATGGCATCTGGCAGGCGGGCGGTAAAGTAAAAGAAGTTAAAATCGGAGCGCGTGAATCGATAGTGTTTGGCGATGTGCAGATCGAGTTTATAACCGCGGATATTCTAGAAAGAACGCATGACAGTAAACTCCTGCCACATGAACACAGCGAACCAGCTCATTGGCTAGCTCTCAAAATAGCTGCCTCGCTTTTAATCGCACTCTTAGTGGGTGTTTTTGTTCCAACGATGGAACAGTACCTGTGGTACTGGCCACCGGAGAAGCTAAGTGAGCTAGCAGGGAGAGCGATCTTGCTGTGGCTACAAATATCTGCCGTTGCCCTGGTGATTTCTGTTTTCTGCAAAGTAAACGTCAAAAGATTTAATTTCCATAAGGTGCTATTGCTGATTAGTCTTAGTCTAGTTGCTGAGAGGTTGGTGAGTCACTTCATGCCGTCTGTGGTTTACAACCTACACAATCTCGCTGGGGCTAAATTTCTAAAACATCTTGGCTACGGTGCCATCATTTACATCCTGCTATTGCGACTGCAGCGGTACGCCTTTCCGAAATGGCAATTGCGATACCGTCGTTGGGTGGCGATAGGTGTCAGTTTGATCAGCATCACGATCATTGAGCTTGTTATCGAAAGGCAACTGGGTGAAAGATCACGCATGGCTGACCTAGGCATGCCGTCATCTGCCCTGGCTCCCGCGCAAAGTAGTGATGACCTTATGTTTGCAATCGGACTGACGATTGCCGCGACAGATCAGGAGCGGATCAGGCAGCTGGAAAGACTGGAGTCGGGGGACGACTAA